From a region of the Rhipicephalus microplus isolate Deutch F79 chromosome X, USDA_Rmic, whole genome shotgun sequence genome:
- the LOC142776879 gene encoding uncharacterized protein LOC142776879 codes for MLRFSTGFWTRQKRTSLPYHYPLLETQAVPGLGIGAPSSHLCCPTALLAPSGMAATLQRLPTVKVDPLHSFCSVGHAVRPQSIARSRFVTSATCVISICSCPAVSTGCHKSSSGVRSR; via the exons ATGCTGCGTTTTTCGACGGGTTTCTGGACTCGGCAGAAGAGGACCAGCCTGCCATACCACTACCCTTTGCTGGAGACTCAAGCGGTGCCAGGCCTTGGTATTGGTGCTCCGTCCTCGCATCTTTGTTGTCCCACCGCTCTTCTGGCACCGTCAGGAATGGCGGCGACACTGCAAAGGCTCCCAACGGTGAAGG TGGACCCCCTGCACTCTTTCTGCTCCGTGGGCCACGCTGTGCGACCGCAGAGCATTGCACGCAGCCGCTTCGTGACCAGCGCCACCTGCGTCATCAGCATCTGCAGCTGCCCAGCTGTGTCCACGGGATGCCATAAAAGTAGCAGCGGCGTACGTTCGCGTTAA